A DNA window from Arachis duranensis cultivar V14167 chromosome 3, aradu.V14167.gnm2.J7QH, whole genome shotgun sequence contains the following coding sequences:
- the LOC107481794 gene encoding uncharacterized protein LOC107481794 isoform X2: protein MRSERMTLVLVNLAGIMEKADETLLPGVYKEVGAAFRADPTSLGSLTLFRSLVQSLCYPLAAYLATRHNRAHVIALGAFLWAAATFLVAISSTFLQVAISRGLNGIGLAIVGPAIQSLVADSTDDCNRGMAFGWLALTGNIGSIIGGLFSVLIASTSVAGIPGWRIAFHLVAFISVIVGILVRLFANDPHFPNIKSTAHPIPENKSMPFSSQMKELLKEAKSVMRIPSFQIIVAQGISGSFPWSALSFATLWLELIGFSHVTTGLIWTLFILATSFGGKMGDILSQRLPNSGRIMMSQISSASAVPLAAILLLGLPHDPSSAFIHGLVFFIMGLSISWNGSATNKNSF, encoded by the exons atgagatcGGAGAGAATGACTTTGGTTCTGGTGAACCTTGCAGGTATAATGGAGAAAGCAGATGAGACTCTACTGCCAGGTGTATACAAAGAAGTCGGTGCTGCTTTCCGCGCTGACCCAACCTCCCTGGGATCTCTCACTCTCTTCCGCTCCCTTGTTCAGTCTCTCTGCTACCCTTTGGCTGCTTACCTCGCCACGCGTCACAACCGTGCTCATGTCATTGCTCTCGGTGCATTTCTTTGGGCTGCCGCTACGTTCCTCGTTGCcatctcttctactttcttACAG GTGGCGATTTCAAGAGGTTTAAATGGGATAGGACTTGCCATTGTTGGCCCAGCAATTCAATCCCTGGTGGCTGATTCCACCGATGATTGCAACCGCGGCATGGCTTTTGGGTGGCTGGCATTAACCGGAAACATCGGAAGCATCATCGGCGGTCTCTTCTCTGTTCTTATAGCCTCAACATCAGTCGCAGGCATACCCGGTTGGAGAATAGCTTTTCACCTTGTTGCTTTCATCAGTGTCATAGTAGGTATATTGGTGCGCCTTTTTGCCAATGATCCACACTTTCCAAACATCAAAAGTACCGCACATCCAATTCCAGAGAATAAGTCCATGCCCTTCTCTTCTCAGATGAAGGAACTTCTGAAAGAAGCAAAATCGGTTATGAGAATCCCGTCGTTTCAGATAATTGTGGCTCAGGGGATCTCTGGTTCATTCCCCTGGTCAGCATTGTCATTTGCCACGCTTTGGTTAGAGCTCATAGGGTTCTCACACGTGACAACCGGATTGATTTGGACTCTGTTCATACTTGCTACTTCGTTTGGAGGGAAAATGGGGGATATTCTGTCCCAACGCTTACCAAACAGTGGGAGAATAATGATGTCACAGATAAGCTCTGCTTCAGCTGTTCCTCTTGCTGCAATATTGCTGTTGGGTTTGCCTCATGATCCATCTTCAGCCTTCATCCATGGTCTTGTTTTCTTCATCATGGGATTGTCCATTTCCTGGAATGGTTCTGCAACTAACAA